A single Chryseobacterium sp. DNA region contains:
- the tsf gene encoding translation elongation factor Ts: protein MSYTPVAADVAKLRNQTGAGMMDCKKALVEAEGDFEKAVDILRKKGQKVAANRADRESTEGAVIARVNEDNTLGAIISLNCETDFVAKNEAFVELAYELAEMAIFAASKEELLATDFHGITVAEKLVEQTGVIGEKIEIGSFERIEGPFLGAYIHAGNKIAAITSLSAKVDGADEAAKAVSMQVAAMNPIALDETAVSQETINKELEIERELLLKEGKPENIIDNILKGKMQRFYKDNTLVHQAFIKDANQSVADYVKSVNGDLKVTGFVRVSLA from the coding sequence ATGTCTTATACACCAGTTGCTGCAGACGTAGCGAAATTAAGAAACCAAACAGGTGCAGGTATGATGGACTGCAAGAAAGCTCTAGTTGAAGCGGAAGGAGACTTCGAAAAAGCAGTAGACATCCTTAGAAAAAAAGGACAAAAAGTGGCTGCTAACAGAGCAGACAGAGAGTCTACTGAAGGAGCAGTAATCGCAAGAGTAAACGAAGATAACACTTTAGGTGCTATTATTTCTTTAAATTGTGAGACAGACTTCGTTGCTAAAAACGAGGCATTCGTTGAATTAGCTTACGAATTGGCTGAAATGGCAATCTTCGCTGCTTCTAAAGAGGAGCTTTTAGCTACTGATTTCCACGGAATCACTGTTGCTGAGAAATTAGTTGAGCAAACAGGAGTTATCGGTGAGAAAATCGAGATCGGATCTTTCGAAAGAATCGAAGGGCCATTCTTGGGTGCTTACATCCACGCTGGAAACAAAATTGCTGCTATCACTTCCCTTTCTGCTAAAGTAGACGGAGCTGACGAAGCTGCTAAAGCTGTTTCTATGCAGGTTGCTGCAATGAATCCAATTGCATTGGATGAAACTGCTGTATCTCAGGAAACAATCAACAAAGAATTAGAAATCGAAAGAGAACTTCTTCTAAAGGAAGGTAAGCCAGAGAACATTATCGACAATATCCTTAAAGGTAAAATGCAGAGATTCTACAAAGATAACACATTGGTACACCAGGCGTTCATTAAGGATGCTAACCAATCTGTTGCTGATTATGTAAAATCTGTAAACGGAGACCTAAAAGTTACAGGATTTGTTAGAGTAAGCTTAGCTTAA
- the gltX gene encoding glutamate--tRNA ligase: protein MEKVRVRFAPSPTGPLHLGGVRTALYDYLFAKNQGGEFVLRIEDTDTARYVEGAEEYIEEALEWCGIIPDESPKKGGKFAPYRQSERRDIYDRYTEQILKTDYAYLAFDTPEELDAMRAEFEARGEVFSYDNKTRNRLRNSLALSEEEVQKLLDAKTPYVVRFKMPVDRVLNLEDIIRGKFSVNTNTLDDKVLVKNDGMPTYHFANIIDDHEMEISHVIRGEEWLPSLGLHTLLYEAMNWEAPQFAHLSLILKPEGKGKLSKRDGDKFGFPVFPLDFKDPATGVVSKGYRENGYLPDAFINMVALLGWSPADDKEILPLDEMIKEFDLHKVHKAGARFSKEKSEWFNHQYIQMKSDEELLQILKNTDIDLSGSSDEKLLKVIHLMKERATFPKDIYENGRFFFEAPASYDEKASKKAWNGETSAILGELASALESADFNAEALQQTVHDFAENKGLGMGKVMMPLRLSLVGELKGPDVPDILETLGKEESIVRISNAINNFK, encoded by the coding sequence ATGGAGAAAGTAAGAGTACGTTTTGCTCCAAGTCCTACAGGACCTTTGCATTTGGGAGGCGTAAGAACCGCGTTATATGATTATCTTTTTGCTAAAAATCAGGGTGGAGAATTTGTATTGAGAATTGAAGATACGGACACCGCAAGATATGTAGAAGGAGCTGAAGAATACATTGAAGAAGCTTTAGAATGGTGCGGTATTATTCCTGATGAAAGTCCTAAGAAAGGAGGAAAATTTGCTCCCTACAGACAATCTGAAAGAAGAGATATCTATGACCGCTATACCGAGCAGATCCTGAAAACAGATTATGCTTACCTTGCTTTCGATACCCCGGAGGAACTGGATGCGATGCGTGCAGAATTTGAAGCCAGAGGCGAAGTTTTCTCATATGACAATAAAACCAGAAACCGCTTAAGAAACAGTCTTGCTCTTTCTGAGGAGGAAGTTCAGAAGCTATTGGATGCGAAAACACCTTATGTGGTAAGATTCAAGATGCCTGTTGACAGAGTATTAAATCTTGAAGATATCATTCGCGGAAAGTTTTCCGTAAACACCAATACGTTAGATGATAAAGTGCTTGTAAAGAATGACGGAATGCCAACCTACCATTTTGCCAACATCATTGATGATCATGAAATGGAGATCTCACACGTGATCCGTGGTGAAGAATGGCTGCCTTCTTTAGGTTTGCATACTTTATTATATGAAGCCATGAACTGGGAGGCACCCCAGTTTGCCCACCTTTCGTTAATTTTAAAACCTGAAGGTAAGGGAAAATTAAGCAAAAGAGACGGTGATAAGTTCGGGTTCCCTGTATTCCCGCTTGATTTTAAAGATCCTGCAACAGGAGTGGTCTCTAAAGGATACAGAGAAAATGGTTACCTTCCTGATGCCTTCATCAATATGGTTGCCTTATTGGGCTGGTCTCCGGCTGATGATAAAGAAATCCTTCCTTTGGATGAAATGATCAAGGAATTTGACCTTCATAAGGTACATAAGGCAGGGGCCAGATTCAGTAAAGAAAAATCAGAGTGGTTCAACCATCAGTATATCCAGATGAAGTCTGACGAAGAACTTCTTCAAATCCTTAAAAATACGGATATCGATCTTTCCGGTTCTTCTGATGAAAAACTTTTAAAAGTAATCCACCTGATGAAAGAGAGAGCCACTTTCCCTAAGGATATTTATGAAAATGGCCGATTTTTCTTTGAAGCTCCGGCTTCTTATGATGAGAAAGCATCAAAAAAAGCCTGGAATGGAGAAACTTCTGCTATTTTAGGAGAACTGGCATCCGCTCTTGAGTCTGCAGACTTTAATGCCGAAGCATTACAGCAAACCGTTCATGATTTTGCGGAAAACAAAGGCTTAGGAATGGGTAAAGTGATGATGCCGCTACGTTTATCTTTGGTAGGAGAACTGAAGGGACCAGACGTTCCGGACATCCTGGAAACCCTTGGAAAAGAGGAAAGTATCGTCAGAATAAGCAATGCTATCAATAATTTTAAATAG
- a CDS encoding acetyl-CoA carboxylase carboxyltransferase subunit alpha yields the protein MEYLSFELPIKELMDQYQTCSLVGEESGVDVKLACSQIEDKIIEKKKEIYENLTPWQRVQLSRHPDRPYTLDYIKGMADKGSFLELHGDRNFADDPAMIGGLITLDGQRVMIIGTQKGRTTKERQHRRFGMPNPEGYRKALRLMKLAEKFNIPVVTLVDTPGAYPGLEAEERGQGEAIARNIFEMVQLKTPIFTYIIGEGASGGALGIGVGNKVYMLENTWYTVIAPESCSSILWRNWDHKEDAANALNLTPQDALREKFIDGIIEEPLGGAHYDAETTYLNLKNSILQNIKAFSKFTGQELETQRQDKFIAMGQFKG from the coding sequence ATGGAATATTTAAGTTTCGAACTTCCTATCAAAGAATTAATGGATCAGTACCAGACCTGTTCTTTAGTAGGAGAAGAAAGTGGTGTTGATGTAAAATTAGCATGCAGCCAAATTGAGGATAAGATCATAGAAAAGAAAAAAGAAATCTATGAAAATCTTACCCCTTGGCAAAGAGTACAGCTGTCCCGCCATCCGGATCGTCCTTATACTTTAGACTACATCAAAGGAATGGCAGACAAAGGCAGTTTCTTAGAACTTCACGGAGATAGAAATTTCGCTGATGACCCGGCAATGATTGGAGGATTGATTACCCTGGATGGTCAAAGAGTCATGATCATAGGGACTCAAAAAGGAAGAACAACCAAGGAAAGACAGCATAGAAGATTTGGAATGCCCAATCCTGAAGGATACAGAAAAGCTTTAAGATTAATGAAGCTTGCTGAAAAATTCAACATTCCTGTCGTAACCTTAGTAGATACTCCGGGAGCCTATCCGGGATTGGAAGCAGAAGAAAGAGGACAGGGAGAAGCCATTGCCAGAAATATTTTTGAAATGGTTCAGCTTAAAACGCCGATCTTCACCTATATCATTGGAGAAGGAGCAAGTGGCGGAGCCTTAGGAATAGGGGTAGGAAACAAAGTATATATGCTGGAAAACACATGGTATACGGTAATTGCACCTGAAAGCTGCTCTTCTATCTTATGGAGAAACTGGGACCACAAAGAAGATGCAGCGAATGCATTAAACCTTACTCCCCAGGATGCCTTAAGAGAAAAGTTTATCGACGGGATCATTGAAGAACCTCTTGGTGGGGCTCATTATGATGCGGAGACAACTTATTTAAATTTAAAAAATTCTATTTTACAAAATATCAAGGCTTTTTCCAAATTTACAGGACAGGAGCTTGAAACCCAGAGACAGGATAAATTCATTGCGATGGGTCAGTTTAAGGGATAA
- a CDS encoding T9SS type B sorting domain-containing protein, with protein MKKILSVILLLFAAIQMLFAQRDTEHWFAPMAARSTKLIDPKQALYLSTDSTTPFPVEIYSNNTLLGTVTISKGAPQTFDVPLNRMVASTTGELFAPGNKGLYLKGTKPFFTTYRFSVSSHGEILTSKGKAGIGKKFYTVTAPIEELDSGYNFTAGILATEDNTVVTVSDYNSNVVFTNGWTGVTNPTLTFTLNKGQSYIIEGVGDKAMNKEGFIGAKIEADKPVSVTNGNFNGQFAIPTGSFWDGSDIIMDQSVPVDRLGNEFVVVKGNGNISERMEDALIVATEGGTQVFINNATTPVVTLAEGQSYRVNKVNNNNYINQGNNHYNMYIRTTKNVYVYQLMAGIADSNATLGFNYIPPLNCYLPRKIDEIGKIKDLPYYTTLTNHIVKLNILTETGATVAVNGTALPATQGPFPVSGTSNWVSYSVPDITGNVTITSTKAVTAGISGGSGVVGYGGYFAGFSSIPVIAKTTGDCIPGLVLEVGDSFDTYQWYKENVAIPGANSFSYTPTESGNYTVKITVGSCPPVVTPVYKVYTCLTKTTLNDTVCDVVKQIVPVFTNSTQNVVPGTVTILTQPAHGNAIIDPVTGVISYAPAFGYIGPDTIVYKFCGDNADFTDCEEITLNLTISESPVVNNAGLRTCFLESNTATGLFNLTNALVTTQNGVTKKYYPSLADANAGTNEILNPLAYVAPNGVVYVKVINANGCYRVAEVTLTVMPPVKSDVLVDKIICMEGKTTLDAGPGFKGYEWSTGATTQVIQNVGVGTYWVKLRTGDCVTTQTVKVYASEQPVISNVDISNNTITVNVVGGTPPYKYSIDNITWQDSNIFTNMPRGNASVYVKDDYNCEPIKVDITIPNLINVITPNADGVNDEIDYSSLANKNNLVINIFDRYGTKIYQADKSNGYKWNGTVDGSKRVSTGNYWYEVGWTEPNSKQTAIKFSGWILVKNRE; from the coding sequence ATGAAGAAAATTCTATCAGTTATTCTGTTACTGTTTGCGGCCATTCAGATGCTGTTTGCGCAGAGAGATACAGAACATTGGTTCGCCCCTATGGCAGCAAGATCTACAAAACTCATCGATCCCAAACAGGCCCTATATCTTTCTACAGACTCTACCACTCCTTTTCCTGTAGAGATTTATAGCAACAATACCTTATTGGGAACAGTTACGATCAGCAAAGGAGCTCCACAAACATTTGATGTTCCATTGAACAGAATGGTTGCCAGCACTACTGGCGAACTTTTTGCTCCCGGAAATAAAGGATTGTATCTGAAAGGAACGAAGCCCTTTTTTACAACGTACAGGTTTTCGGTAAGCAGTCACGGGGAAATATTAACCTCTAAAGGAAAAGCAGGAATCGGTAAAAAATTCTATACGGTGACCGCTCCCATTGAAGAGCTGGACAGTGGATATAATTTCACCGCGGGTATTTTAGCAACAGAAGACAATACCGTTGTAACCGTTTCAGATTACAATTCTAATGTTGTATTTACTAATGGATGGACAGGGGTGACTAATCCGACACTTACTTTTACTCTTAATAAGGGACAATCTTATATTATTGAGGGAGTAGGTGATAAAGCAATGAACAAAGAAGGATTTATTGGCGCAAAAATAGAGGCAGATAAGCCGGTTTCTGTTACCAATGGAAACTTTAACGGCCAGTTTGCAATACCTACCGGGAGTTTCTGGGATGGTTCTGATATTATCATGGACCAGTCCGTACCTGTAGACAGACTAGGAAATGAGTTTGTTGTGGTAAAAGGAAATGGTAATATCAGTGAAAGAATGGAAGACGCTTTAATCGTTGCAACGGAAGGCGGAACACAGGTATTTATCAATAATGCTACCACTCCTGTTGTCACTTTGGCAGAAGGGCAAAGCTACCGAGTGAATAAGGTCAACAACAACAACTATATCAACCAGGGAAACAACCATTACAACATGTACATCAGAACGACAAAAAATGTATATGTTTATCAGCTGATGGCAGGTATTGCAGACAGCAATGCAACGCTTGGGTTCAACTATATCCCGCCATTGAACTGTTATCTCCCGAGAAAAATTGATGAAATAGGAAAAATTAAAGATCTTCCGTATTACACTACTCTTACCAACCATATTGTAAAATTAAATATCCTGACAGAAACAGGAGCTACTGTTGCCGTAAACGGAACAGCCCTACCTGCTACTCAAGGTCCGTTTCCAGTAAGCGGAACAAGTAACTGGGTATCTTATTCTGTACCAGACATCACAGGAAATGTTACCATAACTTCTACGAAAGCTGTAACAGCAGGGATATCCGGAGGTAGTGGTGTGGTAGGATACGGAGGCTATTTTGCAGGATTTTCTTCTATTCCTGTAATCGCCAAAACAACAGGGGACTGTATTCCGGGACTTGTTCTGGAAGTAGGCGACAGTTTTGACACTTACCAGTGGTATAAAGAGAATGTTGCGATACCGGGTGCAAACTCGTTTTCATACACTCCTACAGAATCAGGGAACTATACCGTAAAAATTACTGTAGGGTCTTGCCCGCCGGTAGTGACGCCGGTCTATAAGGTATATACATGTCTTACGAAAACGACCTTAAACGATACGGTATGTGACGTTGTAAAACAAATCGTACCGGTATTTACAAACTCCACACAGAATGTAGTTCCAGGGACTGTAACAATTCTTACACAGCCTGCGCACGGGAATGCAATTATTGATCCTGTTACGGGAGTTATTAGCTATGCTCCTGCCTTTGGATACATAGGACCTGATACCATCGTTTATAAGTTCTGTGGAGATAATGCTGACTTTACAGATTGTGAAGAAATAACATTGAATTTAACCATCTCTGAAAGCCCTGTAGTAAATAATGCAGGACTCAGAACATGTTTCCTGGAATCTAATACTGCAACAGGTTTATTTAACCTTACCAATGCTCTTGTAACCACCCAAAACGGGGTTACCAAAAAGTACTATCCATCCCTTGCAGATGCAAATGCCGGGACCAATGAAATTTTAAATCCATTAGCTTATGTAGCACCAAACGGTGTTGTATATGTGAAAGTAATCAATGCGAATGGATGTTACAGAGTTGCTGAAGTAACTTTAACGGTGATGCCTCCTGTAAAATCTGATGTTCTTGTTGACAAAATCATCTGTATGGAAGGTAAAACGACTTTGGATGCCGGACCTGGATTCAAAGGGTATGAATGGAGTACCGGAGCAACCACTCAGGTTATTCAAAATGTAGGGGTAGGAACCTATTGGGTAAAACTAAGAACAGGAGATTGTGTTACCACGCAAACGGTAAAAGTATATGCATCGGAACAGCCTGTGATTTCAAATGTTGACATCTCCAACAACACCATTACAGTGAATGTTGTAGGCGGAACCCCTCCGTATAAATACTCTATTGATAATATAACATGGCAGGACTCTAACATATTCACTAATATGCCAAGAGGAAATGCAAGTGTATATGTAAAGGATGACTATAATTGTGAACCTATAAAAGTAGATATCACGATTCCTAACCTGATCAACGTAATCACTCCCAATGCAGATGGAGTAAATGATGAAATTGACTATTCTTCATTAGCCAACAAAAACAATCTGGTCATTAATATTTTTGACAGATATGGAACTAAAATTTATCAGGCTGATAAATCCAACGGCTACAAATGGAATGGAACAGTTGACGGAAGCAAAAGGGTCTCTACCGGAAACTACTGGTATGAAGTAGGCTGGACAGAGCCCAACAGCAAACAAACTGCTATCAAATTCTCCGGCTGGATCTTAGTTAAGAACAGGGAATAA
- a CDS encoding DUF6759 domain-containing protein: protein MKKIFFLLFICIFSLGFSQKKKKSKSKAVVEKETVIIYTEQEAEVSKEARVVAGFLKQNPGHVKSDYFKRKLMEIIMADNSPEAKPTIKPISKEKIEKIVKNNELNSGKVLAANKAVPAANTNKAAAINALKEERAGSYASAGSAKSAGVSKSEPSEDNKKTAAMLTHLFNNDINKNEAYINIKNRSKCNLIVKISGKKYYNLSVPANGQNFILIDKGEYVLTTMVCDAKYSSLKKITRDIEIALNVAD, encoded by the coding sequence ATGAAAAAAATCTTCTTCCTTCTATTTATATGTATTTTCTCTCTTGGTTTTTCCCAAAAAAAGAAAAAATCGAAATCTAAAGCGGTTGTGGAAAAAGAAACTGTGATCATATATACAGAGCAGGAAGCGGAGGTTTCAAAAGAAGCTAGAGTGGTAGCCGGCTTTCTGAAACAGAATCCGGGACATGTAAAGTCCGATTATTTTAAAAGAAAGCTCATGGAAATCATTATGGCAGATAATTCTCCTGAAGCCAAACCTACCATCAAGCCGATCAGTAAGGAAAAAATTGAGAAGATCGTTAAAAATAATGAACTGAATAGTGGTAAGGTACTTGCTGCCAATAAAGCAGTTCCTGCTGCTAATACTAATAAAGCTGCTGCAATCAATGCCCTAAAAGAAGAAAGGGCCGGAAGCTATGCGTCTGCAGGTTCAGCTAAAAGTGCTGGCGTATCCAAATCTGAACCCAGTGAAGATAATAAAAAGACAGCTGCCATGCTTACCCACCTCTTTAATAATGATATCAATAAAAATGAAGCCTATATCAATATCAAAAACAGGTCAAAATGTAATCTTATCGTTAAAATAAGCGGGAAAAAATATTACAATCTAAGCGTTCCGGCAAACGGACAGAACTTTATACTGATAGATAAAGGAGAATATGTGCTGACCACCATGGTGTGTGACGCAAAATATTCTTCATTGAAGAAAATTACTCGGGATATTGAAATTGCACTCAATGTTGCTGATTAG
- a CDS encoding gliding motility-associated C-terminal domain-containing protein — MKRFLLSLVLIFLTADTLFAQRDTEHWFAPMAANSFALSSPQQALYFSTDSTTPFPVEIYSNNLLLGTVTISKGNPQVYPITTATMITSTGTEKFVPIGKGLYTKGAKPYFVNFRFSVSSHGEILTSKGKAGIGKKFYAAATPMTGQTISYLNFTAGILATEDNTTVTVSGYDPGVQFSNGTTGATNPTMTFNLNKGKAYIIEGLQNNGTNATGFIGAKIESDKPISVTNGNFNGQFALPGNQGSGSDIVMDQSVPVDRLGSEFVLVKGNGLITDGDEDALVIATENNTEVFVNGATTPIATLNEGQWVRVSEGPGGTFVNQYIDQGSGHYNMHIRTTKNVYVYQLLAGIDNYTATEGYNYIPPLNCFLPRKIDEISMVNILPPTTNTVKLNILTEAGATVTVNGGALPTTQGPYPVTGTTAWVSYSVPNATGNITVTSTKAVTAGIAGGSGAVGYGGYFAGFSSIPVIAKQTGECVPGIILEVDDSYETYQWFRNGTAISGATANTYTPTQSGNYTVKVTMGTCPPVTTPIYKVENCLKETTQTLNACSTKIITPAFTSSTQTPAPGTVVIVTPPTKGTAVVNANGTITYTPNAGYLGPDVIVYKFCGAATEFIDCEQVTLKLTVVPFIVQDVTISACWYDVDPAAIFDLTKAKVTDYTSVVKKYYRTLNDLNAGINEITNPEAYPATGGMVYVKITTTEGCTANAQITLTALPIRKSPILIDQYICMDAKTNLDAGPGYDSYEWNTGAKTSGIRDVGVGEYSVILGKNGCFLKQTVRVRKAEEPVITQIEISNNNATVIVNGGKPPYQYAVDGMTNWQDSNTFSGLSRGQHTFYVKDTYDCTPVAVEVTVPNLLNAITPNGDNVNDYIDYSELSYKENLSFVVYDRYGNMVFTGNKFNNYKWDGRHFDKKLGTGTYWYHINWNEPNKEKTPIKYTGWILVKNRE; from the coding sequence ATGAAAAGATTTCTACTCAGTTTAGTATTGATTTTTTTGACAGCTGATACCCTCTTTGCCCAAAGAGATACTGAACATTGGTTTGCTCCGATGGCTGCCAATTCATTTGCCCTTTCCAGCCCTCAGCAAGCTTTATACTTTTCTACGGACTCCACGACACCATTTCCGGTAGAAATATACAGTAATAATTTACTGTTGGGAACAGTCACCATCAGTAAGGGTAACCCACAGGTATATCCTATTACGACGGCTACAATGATTACCTCTACCGGTACTGAAAAATTTGTACCGATAGGCAAAGGGCTTTATACTAAAGGAGCAAAACCTTATTTTGTTAACTTTAGGTTCAGTGTTTCCAGCCATGGAGAAATATTAACATCAAAAGGTAAAGCCGGTATTGGAAAGAAGTTCTATGCAGCAGCTACTCCCATGACTGGTCAAACCATCAGTTACTTAAATTTTACAGCAGGAATTTTAGCCACAGAAGACAATACCACCGTCACTGTTTCAGGATATGACCCGGGAGTTCAGTTTTCTAACGGTACTACCGGAGCCACAAACCCTACAATGACCTTTAATCTGAATAAAGGAAAAGCTTATATCATTGAAGGGCTTCAAAATAACGGAACCAATGCCACAGGATTTATAGGAGCAAAAATAGAATCTGATAAACCTATTTCTGTTACCAATGGAAACTTCAATGGCCAGTTTGCACTGCCTGGAAATCAGGGGAGCGGTTCAGATATCGTAATGGACCAGTCTGTCCCGGTAGACAGATTAGGGAGTGAGTTTGTCCTTGTAAAAGGAAACGGTCTTATCACTGACGGAGACGAAGATGCATTGGTAATCGCAACAGAAAACAATACTGAAGTATTCGTAAACGGAGCAACCACTCCAATCGCTACCCTTAATGAAGGACAGTGGGTACGGGTATCTGAAGGACCTGGCGGAACATTTGTGAATCAGTATATCGATCAGGGAAGCGGCCACTACAATATGCATATCAGAACTACAAAAAACGTGTATGTATATCAGCTTTTGGCAGGTATTGACAATTATACAGCAACAGAAGGATACAATTATATCCCCCCGTTGAACTGTTTCCTGCCAAGAAAGATTGACGAAATTTCTATGGTAAATATTTTACCTCCAACCACAAATACTGTAAAATTAAATATCCTTACGGAAGCCGGAGCTACCGTTACTGTAAACGGAGGTGCACTTCCTACTACACAGGGGCCTTACCCTGTTACAGGAACAACAGCCTGGGTATCTTATTCGGTACCCAATGCAACAGGAAACATAACGGTTACTTCTACGAAAGCTGTTACGGCAGGTATCGCCGGAGGAAGTGGTGCAGTAGGATACGGAGGGTACTTTGCCGGTTTCTCTTCTATCCCGGTGATTGCAAAACAAACCGGAGAATGTGTTCCGGGGATCATCCTGGAAGTGGATGACAGCTATGAAACTTACCAGTGGTTCCGTAACGGAACTGCTATTTCAGGAGCAACGGCCAATACCTATACCCCCACACAGTCTGGAAACTATACCGTAAAAGTAACAATGGGAACCTGTCCTCCGGTGACAACCCCAATCTATAAGGTAGAAAACTGTTTAAAAGAGACTACACAAACACTTAATGCATGTTCCACTAAGATCATTACACCAGCCTTTACCTCTTCAACCCAGACACCAGCTCCGGGAACGGTAGTCATTGTTACTCCGCCGACTAAAGGGACTGCTGTAGTAAATGCAAATGGAACAATCACCTATACTCCCAATGCAGGTTATCTTGGACCGGATGTCATCGTGTATAAATTCTGTGGAGCAGCTACTGAATTCATTGATTGTGAGCAGGTGACTTTAAAGCTTACCGTGGTTCCTTTTATTGTACAGGATGTAACGATCTCAGCATGTTGGTATGATGTAGATCCTGCTGCTATTTTTGATCTTACCAAAGCGAAGGTAACAGATTACACCTCTGTCGTTAAAAAATACTACCGTACATTGAATGACCTTAATGCTGGGATCAATGAAATAACGAATCCCGAAGCCTATCCGGCAACAGGAGGAATGGTATATGTAAAAATTACGACTACTGAAGGATGTACAGCCAATGCACAAATTACTCTAACAGCACTTCCTATCAGAAAGTCACCAATTCTTATCGATCAGTATATCTGTATGGATGCCAAAACCAATTTGGATGCCGGTCCTGGATATGATTCTTACGAATGGAATACAGGAGCGAAAACATCAGGAATCAGAGACGTGGGAGTAGGTGAATATTCCGTAATCCTTGGTAAGAACGGATGTTTCTTAAAACAAACCGTAAGAGTAAGAAAAGCTGAAGAGCCGGTAATCACGCAGATTGAGATTTCCAACAATAATGCAACAGTGATTGTAAACGGTGGTAAACCTCCTTATCAATACGCTGTAGACGGAATGACCAATTGGCAAGACTCTAATACGTTCTCAGGATTATCAAGAGGCCAGCATACATTCTATGTGAAAGACACTTATGATTGTACTCCTGTTGCCGTAGAGGTTACCGTACCTAATTTACTCAATGCCATTACACCTAATGGAGATAATGTAAATGATTATATAGACTACAGCGAGTTATCTTATAAAGAAAATCTTTCTTTTGTAGTATATGACAGATATGGCAACATGGTATTTACCGGAAACAAATTCAATAATTACAAATGGGACGGAAGGCATTTTGATAAAAAATTAGGAACCGGAACCTATTGGTACCACATCAACTGGAATGAACCTAATAAAGAGAAAACTCCAATAAAATACACAGGTTGGATCCTGGTAAAAAACAGAGAATAA